The proteins below come from a single Piscinibacter gummiphilus genomic window:
- the pstS gene encoding phosphate ABC transporter substrate-binding protein PstS, translated as MTHSIVRLAATTGLSLLAAAASAQDVTGAGATFPAPLYAKWADAYNKATGVRINYQSVGSGAGLKQIGSKTVDFGASDMPLKDDALQKDGLLQFPTVIGGVVPVVNIAGIKPGQIKLTGQVLGDIYLGKITKWNDAALVALNQGVPLPDAAISVVRRADGSGTSFIFTNYLSKVNAEWQAKVGEGTAVNWPTGAGGKGNEGVAAFVNRLPNSIGYVEYAYVKQNKMTYTLLKNKDGNFVAPDDLNFKAAAAGADWAKSFYQVLTEQPGKDAWPLTGATFIMMHKQQDKPAQAAATLKFFDWAYTNGDKAAAELEYVALPDSVKNLVRKQWAQIKDAGGKQVAGL; from the coding sequence ATGACCCACTCGATCGTTCGACTCGCAGCCACCACCGGCCTCTCTCTGCTCGCCGCCGCGGCTTCCGCGCAAGATGTGACCGGCGCCGGTGCCACGTTCCCCGCTCCGCTTTATGCCAAGTGGGCCGATGCCTATAACAAGGCGACCGGCGTTCGCATCAACTATCAATCGGTCGGCTCCGGTGCCGGCCTGAAACAGATCGGCAGCAAGACGGTCGATTTCGGCGCATCCGACATGCCGCTGAAGGACGACGCCCTGCAGAAGGACGGCCTGCTCCAATTCCCGACCGTGATCGGCGGCGTGGTGCCGGTCGTCAACATCGCCGGCATCAAGCCGGGCCAGATCAAGCTCACCGGCCAGGTGCTGGGTGACATCTACCTCGGCAAGATCACCAAGTGGAACGACGCTGCGCTGGTGGCCCTGAACCAGGGCGTGCCGCTGCCGGACGCCGCCATCTCGGTGGTGCGCCGTGCCGACGGCTCGGGTACCAGCTTCATCTTCACGAACTACCTGTCCAAGGTGAATGCCGAATGGCAGGCCAAGGTGGGTGAGGGCACCGCCGTCAACTGGCCCACCGGCGCCGGTGGCAAGGGCAACGAAGGCGTGGCCGCGTTCGTCAACCGCCTGCCGAACTCCATCGGCTACGTCGAGTACGCCTACGTCAAGCAGAACAAGATGACGTACACGCTGCTGAAGAACAAGGACGGCAACTTCGTCGCCCCCGACGACCTCAACTTCAAGGCCGCTGCCGCCGGCGCCGACTGGGCCAAGAGCTTCTACCAGGTGCTGACCGAACAGCCGGGCAAGGATGCCTGGCCGCTCACGGGCGCGACCTTCATCATGATGCACAAGCAGCAGGACAAGCCCGCCCAGGCCGCGGCCACGCTCAAGTTCTTCGACTGGGCCTACACGAACGGCGACAAGGCAGCCGCTGAACTGGAGTACGTCGCGCTGCCCGATTCGGTGAAGAACCTCGTCCGCAAGCAGTGGGCGCAGATCAAGGACGCCGGCGGCAAGCAGGTCGCGGGCCTCTGA
- the glmM gene encoding phosphoglucosamine mutase, whose product MSRTYFGTDGIRGTVGQSPITPDFMLRLGHAVGRVLKGQGGRPTVLIGKDTRISGYMIESALEAGFASAGVDVLLTGPLPTPGVAYLTRALRLDLGVVISASHNPYGDNGIKFFSAHGQKLPDDWERAVEAMLDETPRWVDSSQLGKARRIDDARGRYVEFCKSTFGNDLSLKGLKIVVDAAHGAAYQIAPEVFHELGAEVVGIGCSPDGMNINDGFGATAPDALVKAVKEHGADYGVALDGDADRLQLVDAGGRLYNGDELLYVMVIDRLAQGQRVPGAVGTLMTNMAVEVALKAQDIEFVRAKVGDRYVLEELAARDWLLGGEGSGHLLVLDKHTTGDGIVSALQVLQAVMRSGRSLAELLAPVTLFPQVLLNVRLKPGQDWKATPGLAELQAQVQRELGNDGRLLIRPSGTEPLVRVMVEAREASQARLCAERLAALLKTG is encoded by the coding sequence ATGAGCAGAACCTATTTCGGCACCGACGGCATTCGCGGCACGGTGGGGCAGTCGCCCATCACCCCTGATTTCATGCTGCGCCTGGGCCACGCGGTCGGCCGAGTGCTGAAGGGGCAGGGTGGTCGGCCGACGGTGCTGATCGGCAAGGACACCCGCATCTCGGGCTACATGATCGAGTCGGCGCTGGAGGCGGGTTTCGCCTCGGCCGGTGTCGACGTGCTGCTCACCGGCCCGCTGCCGACCCCGGGCGTGGCCTACCTGACCCGCGCCCTGCGGCTGGACCTCGGCGTCGTCATCAGCGCCTCGCACAACCCCTACGGCGACAACGGCATCAAGTTCTTCTCCGCCCACGGCCAGAAGCTGCCCGACGACTGGGAGCGGGCCGTGGAAGCGATGCTCGACGAGACTCCGCGCTGGGTCGATTCATCGCAGCTCGGCAAGGCCCGCCGCATCGACGACGCCCGTGGCCGCTACGTCGAGTTCTGCAAGAGCACCTTCGGCAACGACCTCTCGCTCAAGGGCCTGAAGATCGTGGTCGACGCCGCACACGGTGCGGCCTACCAGATCGCGCCCGAGGTGTTCCATGAGCTGGGCGCCGAAGTCGTGGGCATCGGCTGCAGCCCGGACGGCATGAACATCAACGACGGCTTCGGTGCCACCGCCCCCGACGCGCTCGTGAAGGCCGTGAAGGAACATGGCGCCGACTACGGCGTGGCCCTCGATGGCGACGCCGACCGCCTGCAGCTGGTCGACGCCGGTGGCCGCCTCTACAACGGCGACGAGCTGCTCTACGTGATGGTGATCGACCGCCTGGCCCAGGGTCAGCGTGTCCCGGGAGCCGTCGGCACGCTGATGACCAACATGGCCGTCGAGGTGGCCCTCAAGGCGCAGGACATCGAATTCGTGCGTGCCAAGGTCGGCGACCGCTACGTGCTGGAAGAGCTGGCCGCCCGCGACTGGCTGCTGGGTGGTGAAGGCTCCGGCCACCTGCTGGTGCTCGACAAGCACACCACCGGGGACGGCATCGTCAGCGCCTTGCAGGTGCTGCAGGCCGTGATGCGCAGCGGCCGGTCGTTGGCCGAGTTGCTCGCGCCGGTCACGCTTTTCCCGCAGGTGCTCCTCAACGTGCGCCTGAAGCCGGGGCAGGACTGGAAAGCCACCCCCGGCCTGGCAGAGCTGCAGGCCCAGGTCCAGCGGGAATTGGGCAACGATGGCCGCCTTTTGATTCGCCCGTCGGGAACCGAGCCGCTGGTGCGCGTGATGGTCGAAGCCCGCGAGGCCAGCCAGGCCCGCCTGTGCGCCGAACGCCTCGCCGCGTTGCTCAAAACGGGCTGA
- the pstC gene encoding phosphate ABC transporter permease PstC, which yields MDRSEPMGRPPSRRRVMPWADTVFSVLAHGAAILTLLLLAGIIVSLLIGAMPAIQEYGLGFLLSSDWDPVQDKYGGLVMIYGTLMTSLIALVIAVPVSFGIALFLTELSPSWLRRPLGTAIELLAAVPSIVYGMWGLLVFSPVLSTYVQQPLQSMFGNTPVLKSLVSGAPVGIGILSAGIILAIMIIPFIASVMRDVFEVTPAMLKESAYGLGATTWEVVFKVVLPYTKTGVIGGIMLGLGRALGETMAVTFVIGNANQLNGPSLFEAANSITSVLANEFAEAGEGLHQASLLYLALVLFFITFVVLALSKLLLAQLKKSEGTRT from the coding sequence ATGGACCGCTCCGAGCCGATGGGGCGACCGCCGTCGCGCCGGCGGGTCATGCCCTGGGCCGACACCGTGTTCTCGGTGCTCGCACATGGCGCCGCCATCCTGACCCTGTTGCTGCTGGCCGGCATCATCGTGTCGCTGTTGATCGGGGCGATGCCTGCGATCCAGGAGTACGGCCTCGGCTTCTTGCTGAGCAGCGACTGGGACCCGGTGCAAGACAAGTACGGCGGCCTGGTGATGATCTACGGCACGCTGATGACGTCGCTCATCGCGCTGGTGATCGCGGTGCCGGTGAGCTTCGGCATTGCACTCTTCCTGACCGAACTTTCGCCCAGCTGGCTGCGCCGCCCGCTGGGCACGGCGATCGAGCTGCTGGCCGCGGTGCCGTCCATCGTCTACGGCATGTGGGGCCTGCTGGTGTTCAGCCCCGTGCTCTCGACCTACGTGCAGCAGCCGCTGCAATCGATGTTCGGCAACACGCCGGTGCTCAAGAGCCTGGTCTCCGGCGCTCCGGTGGGCATCGGCATTCTCTCGGCGGGGATCATCCTCGCCATCATGATCATTCCCTTCATTGCCTCGGTGATGCGCGACGTGTTCGAGGTCACGCCTGCGATGCTGAAGGAGTCGGCCTACGGGCTCGGCGCGACCACCTGGGAAGTGGTGTTCAAGGTGGTGCTGCCGTACACCAAGACCGGCGTCATCGGCGGCATCATGCTGGGTCTCGGCCGTGCGCTCGGTGAGACGATGGCCGTCACCTTCGTGATCGGCAACGCCAACCAGCTCAACGGCCCCTCGCTCTTCGAAGCGGCCAACAGCATCACCTCGGTGCTCGCCAACGAGTTCGCCGAGGCCGGCGAGGGCCTGCACCAGGCGTCGCTGCTGTACCTGGCACTGGTGCTCTTCTTCATCACCTTCGTGGTGCTGGCACTGTCGAAGCTGCTGCTGGCGCAGCTCAAGAAGAGCGAAGGAACGCGCACATGA